A single genomic interval of Macadamia integrifolia cultivar HAES 741 unplaced genomic scaffold, SCU_Mint_v3 scaffold1019, whole genome shotgun sequence harbors:
- the LOC122062396 gene encoding multiprotein-bridging factor 1c yields the protein MPSRNPGVLSQDWEPVVLHKSKPKAQALRDPKAVNQALRVGTEVQTIKKFDAGSNKKTPATAVNAKKLEEETEPSALNRVPADVRQAIQKARLAKKMSQADLAKQINEKPQLVQEYENGKAVPNQAVLAKMERILEVKLRGNSGKGK from the coding sequence ATGCCGAGCAGAAACCCAGGAGTATTGTCTCAGGACTGGGAACCAGTCGTGCTACACAAATCAAAGCCAAAGGCTCAGGCGCTTCGAGATCCGAAAGCCGTGAACCAGGCTCTACGTGTGGGAACTGAGGTTCAGACGATAAAGAAATTCGACGCAGGTTCGAACAAGAAGACACCGGCGACTGCTGTCAACGCCAAGAAACTTGAAGAGGAGACAGAACCGTCGGCGTTGAACAGAGTACCGGCAGATGTGAGACAGGCTATACAGAAGGCGCGATTGGCTAAGAAGATGAGTCAGGCCGATCTGGCTAAGCAGATCAATGAAAAGCCGCAGTTGGTTCAGGAGTATGAGAACGGAAAGGCTGTCCCCAACCAGGCTGTGTTAGCGAAGATGGAGAGGATCTTGGAAGTCAAGCTCAGAGGAAACTCAGGGAAGGGAAAGTAG